The segment aaaaaGGAGATCCATCCATGGATTCAATTCCGGAATTAATGGAGAGTTCCAACTCAGAGCACACAAGCATGAGTACTGATAccaacaccaacaacaacaacaataacagcGCAGTATTAGTTGGCTCAAGCTCTTCTTCCCCAGTTTCTGCTCCTAGCAGCAGCCGCTATGAAAACCAGAAGCGCCGTGACTGGAACACCTTTGGCCAATACCTCAAGAACCACCGCCCTCCTCTTTCACTCTCAAGATGCAGCGGTGCTCACGTCCTTGAATTCCTCCGGTATAATCAGATTTAACTAGAAGCTTAAAGCTTAAACTATTAGActacttttcttttcccctttttgttaacataatttttcaaaactcttCGAAAACCTGACTATTCCCTCATACGCGTGTGGAGTTTCCGTCTCACACATGCGCGTCTTATAAGATAGTGTTGAACCCAAAATCAGTTAAAATATTAGACTTGTTGTCAGTGAAGAAAGCTTAAGGCTTAGGCTCATTTGAACTATATATACTGCAGGTACCTTGACCAATTTGGGAAGACCAAGGTGCACACTCCAATCTGCCCTTTCTTTGGGCACCCTAACCCTCCGGCGCCTTGCCCGTGCCCACTGCGACAGGCGTGGGGAAGCCTCGACGCACTCATCGGACGCCTTCGAGCAGCCTTCGAAGAGAACGGAGGGAAGCCAGAAGCAAACCCATTTGGGGCTCGAGCTGTTAGGCTGTATCTCCGTGAGGTTCGTGATTTACAGTCAAAAGCAAGAGGGATCAGTTATGAGAAAAAGAAGCGGAAACGCCCACAGCAACAGTTGACACCACAGGtaccgccgctgctaccaccacCAGGTCATGCAACTCATCATCAATAAGCCAATCCATTCTCTAtctatctatcaaaaaaaactACTCTCCAAATACCGGTCCCTCCTCTTATTAATATTGCTTGTTTGCTTTAAGGTTTTTAGTGTATTTTCATTAGGGTTAGTTAATTTTCTAAAGTTGCTAGCTATTCTAGACTGAACTCTGTCTGTTTATTCAGTTTGCTTTTATCGAAGCAGTGGCATGGATCTGAGGTATTATTATTCTGCTTTTGATGCAAACAGTACTGTTAGTATTACTTATAGTAGACTAGTAGTAGTGGCACTGGAAAAAGTGATCAGTAGGGGAGAGGGAATGGTGATTATGTTCTAATGTTGATTATGTTCTAATGTTGTGCTGAgcatatatatattcatgtatGGCAAGCCAGAAATTTGCATATTATTTCATGTCTTTCATCTCTCATTTCTGAAGGCTGGTTTCTCTTCTCCCCTTCTTTAATGGGTGTTGCAGAAAATTCAGTTACATTGTTTTCTAAGGCTTGAAATGACTACTCTACATAAGGATCTTATATATGTCAGACATGTCGACCACTATACATATACTTTGTGTTATACCTGTGTTTCATGTCAGTCGTCAGCGGTCATTCATTCATTTTTGTGGTAAGAGTCTTTATTTCTGACTCCTTTTCTCCCCCCTTCTATGTTGCCACATTTATAACTTTACTGTCTGAGAACGAAGATATTGTGTAAAGGAAGAAATATAAACCTTTAAAGATCAATCATAACAAGTTTCTTTTAGGCTaattattttgggcttttgtaAATGAAATCTTGTGAGTGCTTATGACTTTTGTTCAATTAATATCAATTTATTCTGTTGGTGCTGTCATTTCATTTGCCTGCTAGCTAGGGAAgcagtaataaaaaaaattaatggcaGACAAGTGTTAACTTCGTCATAAGCTATTTTAACAGTTTTAATGTTACTATTAGTTTGACCTCATGCGTTAATAAACTTTAACCTATCTACTTGTAAAGTTTCATCAGTCATTTTCCGAATATGTAAAACAATAGCTAGATATATTGCAcccaaaaaaagggagagagacaAAGAGGTGAAAGCAGTGAGTGAAATTACACCCACATGAACGTTGAAATGGTGGAAATCTAGTTAAGACTTCCAATCATGGGAGCTATACTTTagagatatacatatatatatatatatatatatataggagaaaaacaaaaaacaagtttAAATCCATTAATTAATGATCCTAATTGGGAAAATATATGCACTAATGAATAAGAGAATAGAAACTGCGCCAGggagaataaaaaatcaactaaTGGAGATTTCtggaaaattttcttaatcaATCTGGCCGACAACCCATCTGTGATTGGATAATGTTGGGTCATCCCTCTATGATATTCTTAGTCTTGGCTCAAAAGAATAATTCTCTACAATCCTATATGCTTGAAGAGAAATTGCTCATCATGGCTTTGGAcctaaaaggaaacaaaaaaaaaaactattagtgGCTAGATGCTAgtgaaacttttatttttagtgatTTTAGTGGGGTATGAAACTACCACTTTGATGCATAGAGGATCTATTCGCCCTTCTAATCATTTGGGTTAATCATAGGATTAGCTATAACATCTTTAAAATTCAATGAAAGGGCCCTCAATATAGTAAAACAAGATAAATCTATTACCTTCATGGTTTCAACATATATAGTTGTAGAATCTGCCTGTAAATATTATATAGTAGGATTGATTCTCTAATTATAAGAATTGCTTGTGGTTGAGTCAGCTCAACGAGGGATTTTATGCTTCATTATATGAACCTTGTCAATGCTTTCCCtgtttacattttaaatttaaattttctcatCTTTTATAAACTAATCCAACAATCTTAAAGGATCAAAAACTATATGTTTTAATTTCTTGTCGATGGTATTCCATGTACTAAAGAATTTAATAGTGACTTGATAGTCATTGCTTGAGCAACTATCTCCTCTTTTGTTTATCCAACTGTAAAGGTTAATACATGACACAAATTAATTAAGCactgatttttttcttctttgaacaATATTTTGCTTCTTGAGTTTGCAACTTGAAGTTCTTAAGTTGTCAACTATAATATTtgcttttctctatttttttttcatctttatttaaGGCGTAATTAGCCTTTAATGATGTTGTAGATCACTGTGCTTCAATCACAATGAAAGTTTAATTGTATGTTTTGCGGAATTATAAATCATCTATAATCCATATAAATGTATCTTATTGCATTAGAGGTCATCTCTATACagtttattattgttattccTGTTTCATGAACTTGTCTTCTTTATCAAGTGTTTCTATTGGATTTGGATTTCTTTCCTTTACTGTTCGTTTAGTTGGCATGAATATCTAAGATCGATACTGCAAAGAgaatgcttttttatttttacttttgttaaATATCgatcttcatttttcttttttggaattaTCCACTTTATTGATCTCTCACACCTCATAATAAACTAGttgtaaaacttaaaagttCCATTTATTCCAAGTATGTTGTTAGATCCTTTACTATCTCTCATCTTAATAAACGATCTGCTTTTACAGTGTCTGCTTTTAGAGTGATGAAATCTAGGTATCCTTTTGGTACGGTTTCCAATTTCATTTGTAATCTAGCTAGTGCAATTGTTTGTTGTACGCGCATGTAGGTAATTTGCATGCCTGCTTATATGCATTGTCAttatttgaaaggaaaaatatgcTAGTGGGGGAGAGGATTCTATGCGGAAAATGTTTTTAAGTATTGTATATAGGAAGCAAAATAGAAGCttcactttttttcttcatagaCATGTCACAAGTGGATCATCTTTGTATTGATCCTCTACATAAAAATGAAGTTTGTGTGTGCGCCttgagaaagagggagagagagagagagagaggccttATTTTAGTTGCAAAAGCTATCTGGAAAAACATATAGATGCAAGTGTGAGTCATGATTCATAGACCGCATTGACTCGTTTAGTTTAACTCTTCTTGAATATATTGATCAAATGACAAAAAGAGTCAACCTCTTCTAGTTACATCAATGCGTTTCTAGCACATATCTCTACGCTACAGTTAAATTCCAGGTACTTATGCATAAATGCATTATAATTTCCTGGTGTAAATTATATTGAGTTGGCTTAGCATCTTGTATTTTCACTAAATTGGAGCATATAAGTgggaagtgttttttttttctttttttttttgggttttataggCATATAAGTGGAAAGTTAAATGTGAAGGAAGCTATAGTCTAGCGCTACTCACATTATTGTTATCATCATTGTCATTATCATCActatcaccatcatcatcaccaccaccaccaacttCTAGATGGACCTTGCTTTTCAAGCAGTAGTGAAGATAGTATCCCCTAAAGAATCTTTTCGAATGACTAGAGATTGATTATCCGAGGTCATTGACCAAATTAATTTGCTGCTTGTTCATGAATGAAATCATTGCCCCAATTTACTGAAGCCAAGTGCATATCCACCAATAAGGAATTGTGACTTATAAGAAGCTGGTGGTGGTGCTTGAAATGACGGATAAAAGGTGGAGAAACAAAGAGAACTGAACAAGAATAAGAGTATTTGCATTTCTAAGCAATCTGAGCAGAACAAAAGGATATGATAGGGatgaccttttttcttttctagggtAAAAGCGATTGATGAATCAGATACATTCGGATTAAATAGTAACTCACAATCCATGATGCTATTGAAATTGATTGACGTAGACAAACACTCATTTTTAGATGCTGCTAAAGCACTGACCTTCCCAATTCTCTCCTTTGTACAATGTATATTACTTATAGGAAAATGCCAAAGCACACAGTTCTACTTCAGAGTTTACTAATTATATCTCCATAAATTGAAAGCTGCGACAAAGTACAAGAGAATTCTAGCTATGGTCAATTCTGATTGAGGCATTGTACATTAAGGGTAAGTCTACTAGAATTCTTAAAATAGCTCTTAAAGAGTCATATAGTTCTTTTATTGCTATAGTGTTTAAAGTGAATCCCATAAAGGTGAAATCAGCTTTAAGactaaatcttaaaattaagaaattacatGAACACGCTCTACAATTCATTGTTTATGTTTTATAAATGGGTTTtgctaatgtgtgccctaagggcacacaacaataaatcatttttgaaaaaaaatttctcaagaattgaaaaagtattgacaattttttcaattctcgaaaaaatatttccaaaaatggaTAGCTTAATGTATGCCCTTAAGGCACACATCAACCAAACCCTTTATAAATATAGTACTTTAAAGAactatttattataatttctcAAGCATGGAAAAGTTTCTCAGTTAAAACCATAAAACCATATATCACAAATGCTCTACTCCAAATTCTACTTCTTATGGCCATGCTAGACATGCACTAAAGGTCATTttaagtcttttattttttaacagcCAATGGCCTTGCGGTCAAATGTCACATCCACATCCCACAAGTATAATTCTTACACTTACACCAATTTAGCCAGTCGGATTGATGCCTAGGCCACTCCAAATCTTTAACTAAATCGTTTAAATAATGTCAGAACCACAACTTTTGTTACAATCACAACTTTTGTCCCAACTTATAACATGATTAGTTATGAGTGATAGAGTCGTAGACCTATATAGACTCATCACTTTTACTTCATTAGACACAACTTGTCACATGAGCAAGTTGTAGTAAAAGTTGTGATCATAGTATTTTCCTGTATAAAATCATCCAAGTATTTTCACGTATTTCAAATTACCTATTTGCCAATGTTTCTCTATATTAAGTAGGGATGACAAAATGCCCCAACCCAAGTGTACCCGACTCGACCTGTGAAATGGTAGGGCCAGGTTTAGGTTTTATTGTCCAACTTGAAGCGGGATCGGGTTGGGTAATGCTCGCCCTGAACCCAACCTAGGTAGACtaaaattacccaaaaaaaaaaaaaaaaaaaaaaaaaaaacctaactatatatataccacTTATATCAAACTCTAATCCCAACCCTATCAATTCTTCTCTCAGCCATTCAACTGCCTCGAACCCTCACTCTTACTCTTATACGCTCACCAACCCACCCACACTTTCACTATCTCAGTCCACCATCAACCACCCTTAAGCCCTCCCTCCACATTGCCATCAAGCCCATTTCCACTCTCACTCATCATTGGCAAGCTTTCACCcacactctcactctctttgCTGTTAGCCACCCAAGCTCAGCTGCCCTTCTCTCAAGCTTTCAGCCTCTCAGTCTCACTCTCTCCGCTGAAGAAGACGAAAATGATAATCTAAGgttctcttttgtttgttttttttttttttttttttgggtgttatAATTAGGTTCTCTCTTCTGTAGGCATATGCCCTTTCACTTCCACTGTGGTTTTCTTCATTCCTCACTACAAAGCCTCTCCAATCTCACCCACTTTCATTCAATCTTGTTCCCTTTATTTGCTTTGCACTAAGTTTAGTAATAGCTAAACCCAATGACCACAACCGAGGTGATTTACGGCAATGGTTATTGACGctcttcttctattttctctttatttgatCAGTGGGTTTGGGGATTTAGATTCTCTTTGTTTAACCTGTGGGTTTGGGAATTTAGCTTTGGTTGTTAAGATTTGATGTTCCTTGCATGTGCTTGTTTagattttgatttcaaatgtatttggtttctgtgaataagaaatttgaatgGGTATGGTGGATTTGATTTGAGATTTCCTTGGA is part of the Quercus robur chromosome 9, dhQueRobu3.1, whole genome shotgun sequence genome and harbors:
- the LOC126698471 gene encoding protein LIGHT-DEPENDENT SHORT HYPOCOTYLS 3-like, with product MDSIPELMESSNSEHTSMSTDTNTNNNNNNSAVLVGSSSSSPVSAPSSSRYENQKRRDWNTFGQYLKNHRPPLSLSRCSGAHVLEFLRYLDQFGKTKVHTPICPFFGHPNPPAPCPCPLRQAWGSLDALIGRLRAAFEENGGKPEANPFGARAVRLYLREVRDLQSKARGISYEKKKRKRPQQQLTPQVPPLLPPPGHATHHQ